One genomic window of Eggerthella timonensis includes the following:
- a CDS encoding relaxase/mobilization nuclease domain-containing protein produces MLKTISGHTSARGIFRYLTKKNRALATDLINIDAPGPEQPGRPLDWARAMDSTRRAFGNDLPWRGKRVRTYKHYVVSPDPRDGISLEALRELAAAWASEHFADHEVAVVYHDDNQNGIPHAHVVVNNTNLETGRRLQDPDPKALAASLQRMAEERGLRALKPPEPEGVAARAERRSPRARPATYRGEYARRAEKEILGRGDYSWTADIRARVRVARAAARSEEEFRGILASLGVTVSDNSPKAPRRDWVYALAEHPTRRVSGERLGLSYGRERLEPMLRAGGMGGLSGEGGRKAADIARRAVEVGNLEELGLLSDTVALIEASRATSLADLDAFAARNPSAGLRDAAAIAGYARAAGILPERRPEARPRKPASARGARGGGGSAEAGRGSRSDLPQASRQRQGRTEEKGR; encoded by the coding sequence ATGCTCAAGACCATCTCCGGCCACACCTCCGCCCGCGGCATCTTCCGCTACCTCACCAAGAAGAACCGCGCGCTCGCGACCGACCTCATAAACATCGACGCTCCCGGCCCGGAGCAGCCCGGCCGGCCCCTCGACTGGGCGCGGGCCATGGACTCCACGCGCCGCGCCTTCGGCAACGACCTTCCCTGGCGTGGGAAGCGCGTGCGCACCTACAAGCACTACGTGGTGTCGCCCGACCCGAGGGACGGCATCTCGCTCGAGGCCCTCCGCGAGCTCGCCGCCGCGTGGGCGTCCGAGCACTTCGCCGACCACGAGGTGGCCGTCGTCTACCACGACGACAACCAGAACGGCATCCCGCACGCGCACGTGGTGGTGAACAACACGAACCTGGAGACGGGCCGGCGCCTGCAGGACCCCGACCCGAAGGCGCTCGCCGCGTCGCTCCAGAGGATGGCCGAGGAGAGGGGGCTTCGCGCCCTCAAGCCGCCCGAGCCAGAGGGCGTCGCCGCCCGCGCGGAGAGGCGCAGCCCGCGCGCCCGGCCCGCGACGTACCGCGGCGAATACGCCCGCCGGGCCGAGAAGGAGATCCTCGGGCGGGGCGACTACTCCTGGACGGCCGACATCCGCGCCCGCGTGCGCGTCGCGCGGGCCGCGGCGCGCAGCGAGGAAGAGTTCAGGGGCATCCTGGCCTCCCTGGGCGTGACCGTCTCCGACAACTCGCCGAAGGCCCCGCGCCGCGACTGGGTCTACGCGCTCGCGGAGCACCCGACGCGCCGCGTGAGCGGGGAGCGGCTCGGGCTGTCCTACGGTCGCGAGCGGCTCGAGCCGATGCTGCGCGCGGGAGGGATGGGCGGGCTTTCCGGCGAGGGCGGGCGCAAGGCGGCCGACATCGCCCGGCGCGCGGTCGAGGTGGGCAACCTCGAGGAGCTGGGCCTGCTGTCGGATACGGTCGCACTCATCGAGGCATCGAGGGCGACGAGCCTCGCCGACCTCGACGCGTTCGCCGCACGGAACCCGTCCGCGGGCTTGCGGGACGCCGCCGCGATCGCCGGCTACGCGAGGGCGGCGGGCATCCTCCCGGAGCGGAGGCCCGAGGCCCGCCCCCGCAAGCCGGCGAGCGCGAGGGGCGCCCGGGGCGGCGGAGGAAGCGCAGAGGCCGGGCGGGGCTCCCGCTCCGACCTGCCGCAGGCCTCCAGGCAACGGCAAGGCAGGACGGAGGAGAAGGGAAGATGA
- a CDS encoding ATP-dependent nuclease, which translates to MIKRVLVRGFRILRYFEWKPKAGVNIIVGDNASGKSTILDAIELAMRCRLGGSKAVESLDPHWFNKDDVDDFYDSMRKGDGTVKPPAILIELYFEKDRGDIAHLQGANNSLEEDAPGIALSITVDDDLREEFYSVARQDERKEHLLPVEYYSVSWRSFRGAPLAKTPDSVACFRVDANPARSAYVVDYYARNTVDAHILDEEQRKIARMYRDLKQSIDEEVLSGIVEDDDEGIIEGISFQMDQSSRSDWRNSVTIQKEGLPLSLAGRGVQVEARTRLALKKAASKKVLLMEEPENHLSHTSLTRLMGLIESHLSGRQLFVTTHNAFVLNRLGLDKLALLSQGCSPRCIEDLSDDTVAYFRKQSGVDTLRIVLGKKIVLVEGPSDEMIFNWAYEMKHSSDPQSSGIDVISYGVRGKRALELASALNKGPVAVLRDNDGKPPEKWKNDAKPYLNDRRRMFVGENIDLKSLEPQMVAANERNLAAFAKLVGFDGVPNSSEIVDYMKDHKTDWAWAFVSCSSPEKDNMVAPEYIAAAVEFISQDE; encoded by the coding sequence ATGATAAAGAGGGTATTGGTACGCGGGTTCCGCATTCTCCGCTACTTCGAGTGGAAACCAAAGGCTGGTGTCAACATCATCGTTGGCGACAACGCTTCTGGAAAGTCAACGATTCTAGATGCCATCGAGTTGGCGATGCGCTGTCGATTAGGCGGATCAAAGGCCGTTGAGTCGCTTGACCCTCATTGGTTCAACAAAGACGATGTAGACGACTTTTACGACTCCATGAGAAAAGGAGATGGAACCGTCAAACCTCCTGCGATACTCATAGAGCTCTATTTTGAGAAAGACCGTGGCGATATCGCCCATCTTCAGGGTGCAAACAACTCCCTAGAAGAAGATGCGCCGGGAATCGCTCTATCGATCACCGTCGACGACGACCTGCGTGAAGAGTTCTACTCGGTTGCACGTCAAGACGAACGCAAGGAACATCTTCTGCCAGTCGAGTACTACTCCGTCTCGTGGCGATCGTTCAGAGGAGCACCTTTGGCAAAAACGCCCGATTCGGTGGCATGCTTTCGCGTCGATGCAAATCCGGCTCGTTCAGCGTATGTCGTAGATTATTACGCAAGGAACACCGTAGATGCCCACATTCTTGACGAGGAGCAGCGCAAAATTGCACGTATGTACCGCGATCTTAAGCAAAGCATCGATGAGGAGGTTTTGAGCGGCATCGTCGAAGATGACGACGAGGGGATAATCGAAGGGATAAGCTTTCAAATGGACCAGTCTTCACGTTCGGACTGGCGTAATTCCGTGACGATACAAAAGGAAGGGCTACCTCTATCGCTAGCTGGTCGAGGCGTGCAGGTCGAGGCGAGAACGAGGCTTGCCCTCAAAAAGGCAGCATCGAAGAAAGTGCTGCTCATGGAGGAGCCTGAGAATCATTTGTCGCATACCAGTTTGACAAGGCTCATGGGGCTGATAGAGTCCCACCTGTCTGGCCGACAGCTCTTCGTCACAACCCATAATGCATTTGTCCTCAATAGACTAGGCCTCGATAAGTTAGCGCTTCTTTCCCAAGGTTGCTCGCCGCGTTGCATCGAAGACCTGAGCGACGATACCGTCGCCTACTTTCGCAAACAAAGCGGCGTCGATACTCTCAGAATAGTACTTGGAAAAAAGATCGTTCTAGTCGAGGGCCCCTCCGACGAAATGATATTCAACTGGGCTTACGAGATGAAGCATTCGAGCGATCCCCAGAGCAGCGGCATCGACGTTATCTCCTATGGTGTTCGAGGCAAGAGGGCATTGGAGTTAGCCAGCGCTTTGAACAAGGGACCCGTTGCTGTTTTGAGGGACAACGACGGCAAGCCGCCGGAAAAGTGGAAGAACGATGCCAAACCGTACTTGAACGATCGCAGGCGCATGTTCGTTGGCGAAAACATCGACCTTAAGTCCCTTGAGCCGCAGATGGTCGCAGCGAACGAACGCAACCTGGCAGCATTTGCAAAACTAGTGGGGTTCGATGGCGTTCCGAATTCTTCTGAAATTGTCGATTACATGAAAGACCATAAGACAGACTGGGCTTGGGCCTTTGTTTCGTGCAGCTCGCCCGAAAAAGACAATATGGTTGCTCCAGAATATATCGCAGCCGCCGTGGAATTCATCAGCCAAGATGAATAA
- a CDS encoding UvrD-helicase domain-containing protein, which yields MNKVLVAVAGAGKTRRIAEEISSSCNRKRILVLTYTERNQLEDANRIAMASGRTNEHPCVMGWMAFLLNQIVRPYLPLLFPDAQLRGLGVSPQTFQYLGGADRYFNKEGDAYPGTLAKLAVEVIKAARQAPLRRLELLYDLIYIDEAQDLRGNDLEIVKMLFKSRIETTVVLDPRQSVIATSKHDTKHKPYRGIKALGFYKRKEMEKLCTIENLNETHRFVPEIARLSDAIIREIAAFPETISHVECKEEHSGVFVIPKDVVEEYASQYGATVLRWNKMSGVFQGSTVANFGECKGMQCDHVVVVATNTINDFLLKGKVLAEESACKFYVAVTRARFSVALAVDDPAKVIATVNERHAFPDVLFQIWSP from the coding sequence ATGAATAAGGTTCTGGTCGCTGTCGCTGGCGCAGGTAAGACGCGAAGAATTGCAGAGGAAATCTCCTCGAGCTGCAACCGGAAGCGAATCCTCGTCCTTACATACACGGAAAGAAACCAGCTTGAAGACGCAAACCGAATCGCAATGGCCAGTGGCCGCACGAACGAACATCCCTGCGTTATGGGGTGGATGGCCTTTCTCCTCAACCAGATAGTCCGACCATATCTGCCACTTCTATTCCCCGATGCACAGTTGCGTGGGCTGGGCGTTAGCCCTCAGACCTTTCAATACCTCGGGGGCGCTGATCGCTATTTCAACAAAGAAGGGGATGCGTATCCGGGAACTTTAGCGAAGCTCGCAGTTGAAGTCATAAAAGCAGCAAGGCAAGCACCACTCCGGAGGCTTGAGTTGCTTTATGATTTGATATACATCGACGAAGCGCAAGACCTGAGAGGAAACGATCTCGAGATTGTGAAAATGCTATTCAAGTCACGAATCGAGACGACGGTCGTGCTTGATCCAAGGCAGTCGGTCATCGCAACGTCGAAGCACGACACCAAGCACAAGCCTTATAGGGGCATCAAGGCTCTTGGATTCTACAAACGGAAAGAGATGGAAAAGCTTTGCACTATAGAGAACCTGAATGAGACTCATCGATTCGTTCCCGAGATAGCGCGGTTGTCCGATGCCATAATCAGGGAGATTGCCGCCTTCCCGGAAACAATATCCCATGTGGAATGCAAAGAAGAACATAGCGGTGTATTCGTGATCCCAAAGGACGTTGTCGAAGAGTACGCTTCACAATACGGTGCGACCGTTTTGCGCTGGAATAAGATGAGCGGCGTTTTTCAGGGGTCAACTGTCGCCAATTTCGGAGAATGCAAGGGAATGCAGTGCGATCACGTTGTTGTGGTTGCCACCAATACTATCAACGATTTTTTGCTCAAGGGCAAGGTTCTCGCTGAGGAAAGCGCCTGCAAGTTTTACGTTGCTGTCACGAGGGCGCGATTCAGCGTGGCCCTAGCTGTCGACGACCCTGCAAAGGTAATCGCTACCGTAAATGAGAGGCATGCGTTCCCGGACGTGCTTTTTCAAATTTGGAGTCCGTAG
- a CDS encoding YraN family protein — MEEVKTSATQAASRFLSHRGYDVLETGWKSEAGTADIVARDGAALVFARVSVRPGGFPAEGRGALDRWGRERVALAYLAEHDVADAPIRFDDIDMAIVGTGRAMIRHHINSMYADIPQRTLTEAA; from the coding sequence ATGGAAGAGGTCAAGACGAGCGCCACGCAAGCCGCAAGCCGCTTTCTCTCGCATCGAGGCTACGACGTCCTCGAGACGGGCTGGAAAAGCGAGGCCGGCACGGCGGACATCGTGGCCCGGGACGGCGCCGCGCTCGTGTTCGCGAGGGTGAGCGTCCGGCCCGGCGGGTTCCCCGCCGAGGGGCGCGGCGCCCTGGACCGCTGGGGCCGGGAACGGGTCGCCCTGGCCTACCTGGCCGAGCACGACGTGGCCGACGCACCCATCCGGTTCGACGACATCGACATGGCGATCGTCGGAACCGGCCGCGCCATGATCCGCCATCACATCAACTCGATGTACGCCGACATCCCCCAACGCACCCTCACGGAGGCCGCCTAG
- a CDS encoding ParB/RepB/Spo0J family partition protein: METTKIPLAQCIESKHQNRKDLGDVSGLARSIEVNGQITPLIVVADGDAYQLVAGHRRTAAMRKLELEEADAYVMDGWDDARIAQVLNAENNHRKELTEAERGQGVQTMLALGVPVADAAVSADIDEEKAEAYVRGSKLVPVDAVNLDFDAVALIGEYDDVLTEDDVVAVFSKKSYWERMEVCRKARGRASKKELAERLAAEGVRVVERSDAEGMHWCDGECGHDGMVAVVSATYFGEARASYYCDDAEHVHEPSAEDVAAEEAFMKRAAVMDAYQDHVLEFVKTAWPKFPGKGHAKLRQWAHEAFEARYECEPDDAWAGFREPRGKALDQFVLMRTVPECVPCLSGHVLREGYEPWAYDLDDLLSFTSFHDDVLAAAGFEDTPDERELMERLRGFLAEEGEGEDVAEEAWPEGPDDDEPPFDADEVIEPVAMAA; this comes from the coding sequence ATGGAGACGACGAAGATCCCGCTCGCCCAGTGCATCGAGAGCAAGCACCAGAACCGCAAGGACCTGGGCGACGTCTCGGGGCTCGCCCGCAGCATCGAGGTGAACGGGCAGATCACGCCGCTCATCGTGGTTGCCGACGGCGACGCCTACCAGCTGGTCGCGGGGCACCGCCGGACGGCGGCCATGAGGAAGCTCGAACTCGAAGAGGCCGACGCCTACGTGATGGACGGCTGGGACGACGCGCGCATCGCGCAAGTGCTCAACGCCGAGAACAACCACCGCAAGGAGCTCACCGAGGCCGAGCGCGGCCAGGGCGTCCAGACGATGCTCGCGCTGGGCGTGCCGGTGGCCGACGCCGCCGTGAGCGCCGACATCGACGAGGAAAAGGCCGAGGCCTACGTGCGCGGCTCGAAGCTGGTGCCGGTGGACGCCGTGAATCTGGACTTCGACGCGGTGGCGCTCATCGGCGAGTACGACGACGTACTGACCGAGGACGACGTGGTGGCGGTGTTCTCGAAGAAGAGCTACTGGGAGCGCATGGAGGTCTGCCGCAAGGCGCGCGGCCGCGCGAGCAAGAAGGAGCTCGCGGAGAGGCTCGCAGCCGAGGGCGTGCGCGTAGTGGAGCGTTCCGACGCCGAGGGCATGCACTGGTGCGACGGCGAGTGCGGGCATGACGGGATGGTCGCGGTGGTGAGCGCGACCTACTTCGGGGAGGCTCGCGCAAGCTACTACTGCGACGACGCGGAGCACGTGCACGAGCCGAGCGCCGAGGACGTCGCCGCCGAGGAGGCGTTCATGAAGCGCGCGGCGGTCATGGACGCCTACCAGGACCACGTCCTGGAGTTCGTGAAGACGGCCTGGCCGAAGTTCCCCGGCAAGGGCCATGCGAAGCTGCGCCAGTGGGCGCACGAGGCGTTCGAGGCGCGCTACGAGTGCGAGCCGGACGACGCCTGGGCCGGCTTCAGGGAGCCGAGGGGCAAGGCGCTCGACCAGTTCGTCCTGATGCGCACCGTGCCGGAATGCGTGCCGTGCCTTTCGGGCCACGTCCTGAGGGAGGGCTACGAGCCGTGGGCCTACGACTTGGACGACCTGCTCTCGTTCACGTCCTTCCACGACGACGTGCTGGCCGCGGCGGGCTTCGAGGACACGCCCGACGAGCGCGAGCTCATGGAGCGCCTGCGCGGGTTCCTCGCCGAGGAGGGCGAGGGAGAGGACGTTGCCGAGGAGGCCTGGCCCGAAGGCCCCGATGACGACGAGCCGCCGTTCGACGCCGACGAGGTGATCGAGCCCGTGGCGATGGCGGCCTGA
- a CDS encoding type IV toxin-antitoxin system AbiEi family antitoxin domain-containing protein, translating into MAKIDEIYDAVDDFGLITSAEARDLGVSNAELTQLARRGKLQRVARGVYRMPVWPYQEASPYAIAVKSAGPDAYLYGESVVALLGLAPIDPGRMWVASPSRVRRRLGEGVQVIGRRPREQVVRYEGVPSQPAADAVKEAAGTMGPFRARQAAEEAARLGYLTQGEKERLVEELEA; encoded by the coding sequence ATGGCGAAGATTGACGAAATATACGATGCGGTGGACGACTTCGGGCTCATCACCTCTGCCGAAGCGAGGGATCTTGGCGTGTCGAATGCGGAATTGACCCAGCTGGCTCGGAGGGGAAAGCTCCAGCGCGTTGCCCGAGGCGTCTACAGGATGCCAGTTTGGCCCTACCAGGAAGCATCCCCTTACGCCATCGCCGTGAAGTCCGCCGGTCCAGACGCGTACCTCTACGGGGAGTCGGTCGTGGCGCTTCTGGGTCTCGCCCCCATCGATCCAGGGCGCATGTGGGTCGCATCTCCCAGCAGAGTGAGAAGGCGCCTCGGCGAGGGCGTGCAGGTAATCGGGCGTCGACCGAGGGAGCAGGTCGTGCGCTACGAAGGCGTGCCATCCCAGCCCGCGGCCGATGCCGTCAAAGAGGCTGCCGGGACGATGGGACCTTTCCGCGCCCGACAGGCGGCCGAAGAGGCCGCGCGCCTGGGGTACCTGACGCAAGGCGAGAAGGAGAGGCTCGTGGAGGAGCTTGAGGCATGA
- a CDS encoding nucleotidyl transferase AbiEii/AbiGii toxin family protein yields MKKKPSSMRHLDDAIRRACGGSPEEYVRMRTLVANVVVSQMLPDGVVKGGSALKMRFGNAATRFTTDLDTATATDPGVYAEKLAATLAKGWEGFTGRVMPRDPAHPQGVPQEYVMRPFDVKLSYNGKPWCTVPLEVGYNEIGDAEAADWVETEDAAGALVEMGFPAPGKVPLMPLVHQVAQKIHAVTGGGDRVRDLVDLQLISANAELDLAEIRRTCARLFAYRKAQTWPPVVAKGEGWDALYAAQAADLPVKPGIDEAVAWANDLIERIESAGR; encoded by the coding sequence ATGAAGAAGAAGCCGAGCAGCATGCGACATTTGGACGACGCCATCCGGAGGGCGTGCGGCGGATCGCCCGAGGAGTACGTGAGGATGCGCACCCTCGTGGCGAACGTCGTCGTCTCGCAGATGCTCCCGGACGGCGTGGTGAAAGGGGGAAGCGCCCTCAAGATGCGCTTCGGCAACGCGGCGACCAGGTTCACCACCGATCTTGACACCGCCACGGCGACCGATCCGGGGGTTTATGCCGAGAAGCTCGCAGCGACGCTCGCGAAAGGCTGGGAGGGATTCACCGGCCGCGTCATGCCGCGCGATCCGGCGCATCCCCAAGGAGTCCCGCAGGAATACGTGATGAGGCCCTTTGACGTGAAGCTGTCGTACAACGGCAAGCCCTGGTGCACGGTGCCCTTGGAAGTCGGGTACAACGAGATCGGGGACGCCGAGGCTGCCGACTGGGTAGAGACGGAGGACGCTGCCGGCGCGCTTGTCGAGATGGGCTTTCCCGCACCCGGCAAGGTGCCGCTCATGCCGCTCGTCCACCAGGTCGCGCAGAAGATCCACGCTGTCACGGGCGGAGGCGACCGCGTCCGCGACCTGGTGGACCTCCAGCTTATCTCGGCCAACGCCGAGCTCGACCTGGCCGAAATCCGGCGGACGTGCGCGAGGCTGTTCGCCTACCGCAAGGCGCAAACGTGGCCCCCCGTCGTGGCAAAGGGCGAAGGCTGGGACGCGTTGTACGCGGCGCAAGCGGCGGACCTTCCCGTCAAGCCGGGCATCGACGAGGCGGTGGCTTGGGCGAACGATCTAATCGAGAGAATAGAAAGCGCGGGGCGCTAG
- a CDS encoding P-loop NTPase fold protein translates to MSTEWEILEVVREYILNGHSRHAVLIDGEWGTGKTRFVKEVLKPNLEGIENPYIVIRVSLFGVASSDELFNRVVESAVNEYASIESDPTGKRSEDLAKFAKEAGISSVKKQLKKVVGKTGVSYSASPKLMASLMCGKRCLIVFDDVERRGKICDDELFGAINDLVEGQQRKVLLVANNKEPAKAIPKEIMEKLIWPVCQFTPDVERLAHSLLGNALSRYPSDLNANQELVRTLQERGFRNARALLKATDLVALIADTSFVKDESHDMARKQSTLRDVWGFVCSVAQGVYPSMPSEGHDERESFADILNRQVEKENFEKFSLLPFVRQYFDKAESPDLDVMSEQLVDYANKYHPQTLREQRALEAQDVVFGSRIDDDDAEKAKGSILEALEFRQLGVSNIPKSLCALSLLESWGFVDEDTWNDAIRFADEILSSNIMESYRLISSDDFSWSCAFFEGGGKGVEAVRALKKDTFDRYDACASDEMKKSIDVSSPDSGSDLAEFMEERLRSDHFDFRLFPEDLFVACVKSSSVGSLVALRVFLQGLEERMLSIRRFEGTEEWLQKSVELIRNITPASKMKKVHIDWMITSMEGMLERLNCKSN, encoded by the coding sequence ATGTCTACGGAATGGGAAATACTCGAAGTCGTTCGCGAATACATACTGAATGGCCACAGCCGCCATGCGGTTCTAATCGATGGGGAATGGGGCACTGGGAAAACAAGGTTCGTCAAAGAAGTTTTGAAGCCGAACCTCGAAGGCATAGAAAACCCTTATATAGTCATCAGGGTGTCTTTGTTCGGGGTTGCCAGCTCCGACGAGCTGTTCAACCGTGTCGTGGAATCAGCCGTAAATGAGTACGCGTCCATCGAAAGCGATCCAACTGGAAAAAGGTCGGAAGATCTGGCGAAGTTCGCCAAAGAAGCCGGCATCTCCTCTGTAAAAAAGCAACTGAAAAAGGTTGTTGGGAAAACAGGCGTGAGCTATAGCGCATCTCCCAAGCTCATGGCGTCTTTGATGTGCGGAAAGAGATGCCTGATCGTATTCGACGACGTGGAGCGTCGCGGCAAGATATGCGATGACGAGCTCTTCGGGGCAATCAACGATCTGGTTGAAGGACAGCAGAGGAAGGTTCTGCTCGTTGCGAACAATAAAGAACCCGCCAAGGCTATCCCCAAAGAGATTATGGAAAAGCTGATCTGGCCTGTCTGCCAATTCACGCCCGATGTCGAGCGTTTGGCGCACAGTCTTCTCGGCAACGCCCTGAGCCGCTATCCCTCTGATCTTAATGCCAACCAAGAGCTTGTCCGAACGCTACAAGAACGCGGTTTCCGCAATGCCCGAGCCCTTCTGAAAGCCACGGATCTGGTTGCGCTTATTGCCGACACTAGCTTCGTAAAGGATGAGAGTCACGATATGGCAAGGAAGCAATCCACACTGCGTGATGTTTGGGGCTTCGTTTGCTCGGTAGCTCAAGGGGTGTATCCGAGCATGCCCTCTGAAGGTCATGATGAGCGTGAGTCTTTCGCTGATATCTTGAATAGGCAAGTCGAGAAAGAGAATTTCGAGAAGTTCTCCCTGCTGCCTTTCGTCCGGCAGTATTTTGATAAGGCCGAGAGCCCTGATCTGGATGTAATGAGCGAGCAGCTGGTGGATTACGCGAACAAGTACCATCCTCAAACCCTACGAGAGCAAAGAGCATTGGAAGCACAAGACGTGGTGTTCGGGTCTCGCATAGACGATGACGATGCGGAAAAAGCCAAAGGCTCCATTCTCGAAGCTCTCGAATTCAGACAACTGGGGGTATCGAACATCCCCAAAAGCCTATGTGCGCTGTCTCTGCTCGAGTCTTGGGGGTTTGTCGACGAGGACACTTGGAACGATGCCATACGTTTTGCGGATGAGATTCTTTCGTCAAATATCATGGAATCATATCGCCTGATCAGCTCAGATGACTTTTCATGGAGCTGCGCGTTCTTCGAGGGAGGGGGCAAAGGAGTCGAAGCTGTGCGTGCCTTGAAAAAAGACACCTTCGATCGATACGACGCTTGCGCCTCTGACGAGATGAAAAAGTCGATAGATGTGTCTTCGCCCGATTCCGGATCGGATCTCGCCGAGTTCATGGAAGAGCGCTTGCGCAGCGACCACTTTGATTTCAGGCTCTTCCCTGAAGATCTGTTTGTCGCCTGCGTGAAGTCCAGCAGCGTCGGTTCCTTGGTTGCCCTCAGGGTCTTCCTTCAAGGGCTCGAAGAGAGAATGCTTTCCATAAGACGATTCGAGGGAACTGAGGAATGGCTTCAGAAATCCGTTGAACTCATACGCAATATAACCCCAGCCTCCAAGATGAAAAAAGTCCATATCGATTGGATGATCACCTCGATGGAAGGGATGTTAGAGCGGCTGAACTGCAAGTCGAATTGA
- a CDS encoding ParB/RepB/Spo0J family partition protein, translated as MARKKATIELPTVDSLFTSQEERESEGSERVALVPVDAVEPFPNHPFRVSDDEEMARLAESVAANGVLVPLTVRPLGVGRYGLVSGHRRKRAAELAGLAEVPCVVRDMGDDEATIAMVDSNMQREAILPSERAFAYSMRLEAMKRQGQRTDLTCAQLAHKLDGRRSRDILAEELGVSKDKVQRFVRLTFLVPGLLQLVDEGRVKMLPAVEISYLSRGEQEQLLDAMEAQACTPSHAQALKMKRYSKEGALTPALVRSIMEEEKPNQVELFKIPKRSIQRFFKASATKDEIESRIVRALELLEQAERRRDGMGGA; from the coding sequence ATGGCTAGGAAGAAGGCGACGATCGAGCTGCCGACCGTGGACAGCCTCTTCACGTCGCAGGAGGAGCGCGAGTCGGAAGGCTCGGAGCGCGTGGCCCTCGTGCCCGTCGACGCAGTGGAGCCCTTCCCGAACCATCCGTTCCGGGTCTCCGACGACGAGGAGATGGCCCGGCTCGCGGAGAGCGTGGCGGCCAACGGGGTGCTCGTGCCCCTCACGGTGAGGCCTCTTGGAGTGGGCCGCTACGGGCTGGTGAGCGGACACCGTCGCAAGCGGGCGGCGGAGCTCGCCGGGCTCGCCGAGGTGCCCTGCGTGGTGCGCGACATGGGAGACGACGAGGCGACCATCGCCATGGTCGACTCGAACATGCAGAGGGAGGCCATCCTGCCGAGCGAGCGGGCGTTCGCTTATTCGATGCGACTTGAGGCGATGAAGCGCCAGGGGCAGCGCACCGACCTAACTTGTGCGCAACTTGCGCACAAGTTAGACGGCAGGAGGTCGAGGGATATTCTGGCCGAAGAGCTCGGCGTGAGCAAGGACAAGGTGCAACGCTTCGTGCGGCTCACCTTCCTCGTCCCCGGATTGCTCCAGCTGGTCGACGAGGGGCGCGTGAAGATGCTCCCCGCCGTCGAAATCAGCTACCTCTCGCGCGGCGAGCAGGAGCAGCTCCTCGACGCCATGGAGGCGCAGGCGTGCACCCCCTCGCACGCCCAGGCGCTCAAGATGAAGCGCTACTCCAAGGAGGGCGCGCTCACGCCCGCGCTCGTGCGCTCCATCATGGAGGAGGAGAAGCCCAACCAGGTCGAGCTGTTCAAGATCCCCAAGAGGAGCATCCAGCGCTTCTTCAAGGCCTCGGCCACCAAGGACGAGATCGAGTCCCGCATCGTCCGCGCTCTGGAGCTCTTGGAGCAGGCCGAGCGCCGCCGCGACGGGATGGGCGGCGCATGA
- a CDS encoding ParA family protein, protein MPCRIIAVANQKGGTGKTSTTLSLGVALARRGKRVMLVDSDPQGDLTKSLGWADPDSLDVTLANHIQAAIDGDDPDPRAGILRHAEGVDLMPANIDLAGLEMAMFMAMSRERLLGTWMSSLKEGYDYLFVDCPASLGIIPVNAFAAADGVLIPVSAEFLPAAAMTGLLKSVERVRRQINPSLEVEGILVTLFDVRNNLAREVERTVRGQFGGAYRVFDTVVPRAVSAAESPASGTSIFSYDGGGKAAEAFARLAEEVLRHG, encoded by the coding sequence ATGCCATGCAGGATCATCGCGGTGGCCAACCAGAAGGGCGGCACGGGCAAGACGTCCACGACCCTGAGCCTGGGCGTCGCGCTCGCGAGGCGGGGCAAGCGCGTGATGCTGGTCGACTCCGACCCGCAGGGCGACCTCACCAAGTCGCTCGGGTGGGCGGACCCCGACTCGCTCGACGTCACGCTCGCGAACCACATCCAAGCCGCCATCGACGGGGACGACCCCGACCCCCGGGCGGGGATCCTCCGGCACGCGGAGGGCGTCGACCTCATGCCCGCCAACATCGACCTCGCGGGGCTCGAGATGGCGATGTTCATGGCGATGTCGCGCGAGCGGCTGCTGGGGACGTGGATGTCGTCGTTGAAGGAGGGCTACGACTATCTCTTTGTCGACTGCCCGGCCTCGCTCGGGATCATCCCCGTCAACGCCTTCGCGGCCGCAGACGGCGTGCTCATACCGGTGTCCGCCGAGTTCCTTCCCGCCGCCGCCATGACGGGCCTGCTGAAGTCGGTCGAACGGGTCAGGCGGCAGATCAACCCCTCGCTCGAGGTCGAGGGCATCCTCGTCACGCTCTTCGACGTCCGCAACAACCTCGCGCGCGAGGTCGAACGCACCGTGCGCGGGCAGTTCGGGGGAGCCTACCGGGTGTTCGACACGGTTGTCCCCCGCGCGGTCTCCGCTGCGGAGTCGCCCGCATCCGGCACGAGCATTTTCTCCTACGACGGCGGCGGCAAGGCAGCCGAGGCCTTCGCGCGCCTCGCGGAGGAGGTGCTGCGCCATGGCTAG